The following are encoded together in the Proteiniphilum saccharofermentans genome:
- a CDS encoding Na+/H+ antiporter NhaC family protein yields the protein MDSQTNRNRGNGWALLPFVLFLILYAITYAITRDLRNMPVSVAFTIATAVAILSVRRTPFPERLRIFSKGAGNETIMLMVVIFILAGAFSAIAGSMGAVDATVNLILYTMPPQAIMAGLFVAACVISMSMGTSSGTVAALAPIAVGISGQTDIAPAMILGVVIGGSMFGDNLSFISDTTIVVTKTQGCKMTDKFRVNSMIVIPMAIIMVMIYIFMGRDITVTDKVAFDSADWIKVIPYLVVLITALAGVDVIIVLLTGIVLSSFFGLISPDFSIWDLTLSARTGIVSDMGELIIVTIMAGGVFEVIKYNKGIDWLIHILTRKISSKRGAEFSIAGLVMFTNFCTANNTIACIITGPIAKDISTRFELDNRKTASLMDTFSCFVQGMIPYGAQLLIAAGIANINPVEIVPRLYYPFLIGIAATIAIAVRYPKRYS from the coding sequence ATGGATTCTCAAACTAACAGGAACAGAGGGAACGGCTGGGCTTTGCTCCCTTTCGTACTTTTCCTTATACTTTACGCCATCACGTACGCTATCACACGTGACCTACGCAATATGCCCGTCTCAGTGGCTTTTACAATAGCTACGGCCGTCGCCATTCTTTCTGTGCGACGGACTCCTTTCCCGGAGCGGTTACGTATCTTCTCAAAAGGTGCCGGTAATGAAACTATCATGCTCATGGTCGTCATCTTCATCCTTGCCGGCGCTTTTTCTGCCATTGCCGGTTCAATGGGAGCTGTAGACGCTACCGTAAACCTGATCCTTTATACCATGCCGCCACAGGCCATCATGGCAGGATTGTTCGTAGCGGCATGTGTGATCTCCATGTCAATGGGCACTTCAAGCGGGACCGTTGCCGCGCTGGCACCCATTGCCGTCGGTATTTCAGGGCAAACCGATATAGCCCCGGCCATGATACTAGGTGTAGTAATCGGGGGTTCCATGTTCGGTGACAACCTCTCGTTCATCTCCGACACTACTATTGTAGTAACCAAAACACAAGGCTGTAAAATGACCGATAAGTTCCGTGTCAACTCCATGATTGTTATCCCGATGGCAATCATTATGGTGATGATCTATATCTTCATGGGACGTGATATTACCGTCACCGACAAAGTGGCTTTCGACAGTGCCGACTGGATAAAGGTAATCCCCTATCTCGTCGTATTGATCACTGCATTGGCAGGTGTGGATGTGATTATCGTCCTCCTGACCGGAATAGTACTTTCGTCATTTTTCGGATTGATCTCTCCCGATTTTTCAATATGGGATCTGACGTTATCAGCGAGAACAGGTATTGTCTCGGATATGGGTGAACTTATCATAGTCACTATTATGGCAGGCGGAGTTTTCGAAGTTATCAAATACAACAAAGGGATCGATTGGCTTATCCATATACTCACGCGCAAAATATCGTCGAAACGTGGTGCGGAATTCTCCATTGCCGGTTTGGTGATGTTCACCAACTTCTGCACCGCCAACAATACTATCGCCTGTATCATCACCGGTCCGATTGCCAAAGATATCAGTACCCGTTTCGAACTCGACAACCGCAAAACGGCCAGCCTGATGGATACCTTCTCCTGCTTTGTGCAAGGTATGATCCCTTACGGCGCACAATTACTCATTGCCGCCGGAATAGCGAATATCAATCCTGTAGAAATCGTCCCCAGGCTTTACTATCCCTTCCTGATCGGTATAGCCGCCACTATTGCCATTGCAGTGCGTTACCCGAAACGCTATTCTTAA
- a CDS encoding IS4 family transposase — MLRDKDVKKIQELKADFTPGRVSAEDIFSRFKALKLSEGLSEFKWFKTRGYDFKMVLALLVSMVVSSDKTVNSYLNSPTGEGSTMGKDVFYRLKNSPFICWRMLMWHLVHRFLTVTSKDSDVDDTSSRYLIFDDTTLSKTGKRIEKIGKVWDHVTNSYVLGFKLLVMMYWDGKSSMPLDFSLHREKGKNQERPFGMSKKQIRKQYSCKRIKDSYTAKRVEEVDTNKIQMVLRMFFTAIYRGLRVDYVLVDSWFTCDALIQAIRGVKDKEVHLIGMYKFAKTKFEYQGKSLTHAQINNMLGKARRCRSLGYQYKQAKVLYQGVEICLFFSRRGKNDKWKVLLTTDTKLTFKGLIRHYQVRWVVEVFNRESKQLLNLGRCQSSNFDAQVAETTISMIAYLLLTLRFRYDNYESKGALYRSMNADVLRETLDRRLWGLFIELACSVCEVLEMDADDLLEKMLANPKAESMIIALCCSVMVKDD, encoded by the coding sequence ATGCTGCGGGACAAAGATGTTAAAAAGATTCAAGAGTTGAAAGCGGACTTTACCCCCGGCAGGGTTTCCGCGGAAGATATTTTTAGCCGCTTCAAGGCGTTGAAGCTAAGCGAAGGTCTTTCTGAGTTCAAATGGTTCAAGACCCGGGGATATGATTTTAAAATGGTCCTGGCCCTGCTGGTCTCCATGGTGGTCAGTTCAGACAAGACGGTCAACTCCTATCTGAACAGCCCCACAGGTGAAGGTTCCACCATGGGCAAGGATGTGTTCTATCGCCTGAAGAACAGTCCCTTTATATGCTGGCGGATGCTTATGTGGCATCTTGTGCATCGTTTTCTGACGGTGACGTCCAAAGATAGTGATGTAGATGATACCTCATCCCGTTACCTGATCTTCGATGACACCACCCTGTCCAAAACCGGTAAGCGTATAGAGAAGATCGGGAAGGTATGGGATCATGTAACAAACAGCTACGTGCTTGGATTCAAGCTGTTGGTGATGATGTACTGGGACGGCAAGTCCTCCATGCCACTGGATTTCAGTCTTCACCGGGAGAAAGGGAAGAATCAGGAACGCCCCTTTGGGATGAGCAAAAAGCAGATCCGCAAGCAATACAGTTGCAAGCGTATCAAGGACTCGTATACCGCTAAACGTGTGGAAGAAGTGGACACGAACAAGATCCAGATGGTCCTGCGGATGTTTTTCACGGCCATCTATCGCGGGCTTCGCGTTGATTACGTCCTGGTGGACAGCTGGTTTACTTGCGATGCGTTGATACAGGCTATCCGGGGTGTGAAGGACAAGGAAGTTCACCTGATCGGGATGTACAAGTTTGCAAAGACTAAGTTTGAGTACCAGGGTAAGAGCCTGACCCACGCCCAGATCAATAACATGCTGGGCAAAGCCAGGCGCTGCCGTTCCCTGGGTTACCAGTACAAACAGGCCAAAGTGCTGTACCAAGGTGTTGAGATCTGCCTTTTCTTTAGTCGTCGGGGCAAAAATGACAAATGGAAGGTTTTGTTGACGACGGACACGAAGCTGACGTTCAAGGGATTGATCAGGCATTACCAGGTAAGATGGGTTGTGGAGGTGTTCAATCGAGAATCGAAGCAATTGTTGAACCTGGGAAGATGTCAATCCAGTAACTTTGACGCCCAGGTAGCAGAAACGACCATCAGCATGATAGCCTATCTGTTATTGACACTGCGTTTCCGGTACGATAACTACGAGTCGAAAGGGGCACTCTATCGGTCAATGAACGCCGATGTGCTCAGGGAAACACTCGACAGACGGCTATGGGGGCTGTTCATCGAGTTAGCCTGCTCAGTATGCGAGGTATTGGAGATGGATGCCGATGATTTACTTGAAAAAATGTTGGCCAATCCAAAAGCAGAATCCATGATCATTGCACTGTGTTGTTCGGTGATGGTTAAGGACGATTGA
- a CDS encoding glucuronyl esterase domain-containing protein: MKTYFGLIAWLVAVCLCAQQNVNYDESKVPAYILPNLLQANNGEKITSATQWETQRRPELLELFASQMYGRTPEDNIDVAYEIVTENPNAMDGKVTSKQVRFIFSNGKKKIEALLWMYIPNKPTGKMPVFVGYNFKGNHSTTFDTTVLYSPAFHLVKEPDHPDWERGNQANRWSYDKIIDRGYAIATMCYHDIYPDNPELRDHSIVSLFPEYDPEVIAPDEWQAIGAWAWGSSRIVDFLETQEKIDSDKIAIMGHSRQGKAALWAGAQDERFRIVISNDSGCGGAALFRRKFGETAAVINKNFPHWFCKNFRQYNDKEETLPVDQHQLIALIAPGKVYVASAEEDLWADPRGEFLSAYLAGPVYRLYGLTTIDSGEMPALHKPIMRDIGYHIRAGKHDVTEYDWECYLDFADKHFK; encoded by the coding sequence ATGAAAACATATTTTGGATTAATAGCATGGCTGGTTGCAGTGTGTTTATGCGCCCAACAAAATGTGAATTACGATGAGTCGAAAGTACCTGCGTATATCCTTCCCAACCTATTGCAGGCTAATAACGGAGAAAAGATTACCAGTGCGACACAGTGGGAAACGCAGAGGAGACCGGAACTACTGGAGTTATTCGCTTCACAGATGTACGGCCGTACACCAGAAGACAATATCGATGTCGCCTATGAAATAGTAACGGAAAATCCCAATGCCATGGATGGGAAGGTAACCTCCAAGCAGGTGAGATTTATTTTTTCGAATGGAAAGAAAAAAATTGAAGCTCTTTTATGGATGTACATACCCAACAAGCCGACGGGTAAAATGCCTGTTTTTGTAGGGTATAATTTCAAAGGAAACCATAGTACTACTTTTGATACAACGGTACTATATTCTCCTGCTTTCCATTTGGTGAAAGAACCGGATCATCCTGATTGGGAAAGAGGGAATCAGGCAAATCGATGGAGTTACGATAAAATTATCGATCGTGGATATGCCATTGCGACAATGTGCTACCACGATATCTACCCCGATAACCCGGAGCTAAGGGATCACAGCATTGTCTCTCTTTTTCCGGAATACGATCCTGAAGTTATTGCTCCCGACGAATGGCAGGCCATCGGTGCCTGGGCCTGGGGGTCGAGCCGGATCGTGGATTTTTTGGAAACTCAGGAGAAAATAGACAGTGACAAGATTGCCATCATGGGACACTCCCGCCAGGGGAAGGCAGCTCTATGGGCCGGTGCTCAGGACGAACGTTTCCGGATTGTGATATCCAATGATTCCGGATGTGGGGGCGCTGCCCTTTTCAGAAGGAAATTCGGTGAAACCGCAGCCGTCATCAATAAGAATTTCCCCCATTGGTTCTGTAAAAATTTCCGACAATACAACGATAAGGAGGAGACCCTCCCGGTGGATCAGCACCAACTTATCGCCTTGATAGCACCAGGAAAGGTATATGTGGCAAGTGCCGAAGAAGATCTTTGGGCAGACCCGAGAGGTGAATTTTTATCTGCTTACCTTGCCGGCCCGGTCTATCGCCTATACGGATTAACTACTATTGATTCGGGAGAAATGCCGGCGTTGCATAAACCAATCATGAGAGATATCGGTTACCATATAAGGGCTGGCAAACATGATGTAACCGAATACGACTGGGAGTGTTACCTGGATTTTGCAGATAAGCATTTCAAATAA
- a CDS encoding GH92 family glycosyl hydrolase: MKLISSIILLSIVLFGCTGTAEKKLTDYVNPFLGTATLWEPEDLGYVRTWDVRTWGAEVFPGSSLPNAMVQLSPVTQFRSGAGYQYEDTVIYGFSHTNKGHWNLLHIPLLPVTGEIAPGNYASAFSHDNESAHPGYYQVFLETYSIDVELTTTLRCGFHRYTYPKGEDKKLIADMTRSNNRVKDWSIQKVDEYTFSGFQDAEGKMYFYAVSNYPVEDIQQVKDDQHEISLVNFGENRQEDPLELKIGFSFVSIENAKMNLEEEMLNKSFNQVREEADVTWNSLLSKIKVSGGSEREKGIFYSTLYRSFLWPALRSDINGDFTDETGEVTNEGFRYYTNPSFWDDYRNKLVLLAMLSPDVTADIIKSITDKGEKRGGYMPTFFHGDHASVFVAGSYLRGITDFDLERAYKLLLKNATVPGRGGRPYLDEYIERGWIAEKDTTNVPTWDEYKAAVTKTVEYAYDDYATALIAKELGDEEHYTLLMGRSNNYKNLFDPSTGFWRGKIDNGNWIEDFDPYYPYFAYMYREANAWQSLFFAPHDPEGMIALYPSHRVVEQKLDSLFTEPWRGYEAHNMTGFIGNYCHGNQPSHSIPYTYYFIDRQEKAQCVLDSIMDRFYDMGAEKLAYAGMDDAGEMSAWYVFNAIGLYTYSPADPEYIISVPLFDEVKFSLGKGKEFTIRKEGSGKKIRQIRYGNEPIEGWFIQHNQLLQGKELVISTE; the protein is encoded by the coding sequence ATGAAACTAATTTCATCCATTATTCTCCTGTCGATCGTTTTATTCGGTTGCACAGGTACAGCAGAGAAAAAACTCACTGACTATGTGAACCCTTTCTTAGGTACAGCCACCCTATGGGAACCTGAGGATCTGGGATATGTACGTACCTGGGATGTACGTACCTGGGGGGCCGAAGTCTTTCCCGGAAGTTCCCTGCCCAACGCCATGGTGCAGTTGAGTCCCGTCACCCAGTTCCGGAGCGGAGCGGGATATCAATACGAAGATACGGTGATCTACGGGTTCTCACATACAAATAAAGGGCACTGGAATCTGTTGCATATTCCCCTGTTACCTGTTACCGGAGAGATTGCTCCTGGAAATTATGCCTCCGCTTTCAGTCATGATAACGAATCGGCTCACCCGGGCTACTATCAGGTATTCCTCGAAACATATAGTATCGACGTGGAACTGACTACCACCCTGCGTTGCGGATTTCACCGGTATACCTATCCCAAGGGGGAAGACAAAAAGCTGATTGCCGATATGACCCGTTCCAACAATCGGGTAAAGGACTGGAGCATCCAAAAGGTAGATGAGTATACTTTTTCCGGTTTTCAGGATGCCGAAGGAAAAATGTATTTCTATGCAGTATCCAATTATCCGGTAGAGGATATCCAACAGGTAAAAGACGATCAGCATGAAATTTCACTGGTAAATTTCGGGGAAAACCGTCAGGAAGACCCGCTGGAACTCAAAATAGGATTCTCCTTTGTCAGCATCGAAAATGCAAAGATGAACTTGGAAGAGGAGATGCTGAATAAAAGCTTCAATCAGGTACGGGAAGAAGCCGATGTAACATGGAACAGTTTACTCTCAAAGATCAAAGTATCAGGCGGTAGCGAGCGTGAAAAAGGGATCTTCTACTCTACCCTCTATCGCTCATTCCTCTGGCCTGCCCTGCGCAGCGATATAAACGGGGATTTCACGGATGAAACAGGAGAAGTCACCAATGAAGGATTCCGCTATTATACCAATCCCTCGTTCTGGGACGACTATCGCAACAAGTTGGTACTACTGGCTATGCTATCACCCGATGTGACTGCTGATATCATCAAATCGATTACTGACAAGGGGGAGAAAAGAGGCGGTTATATGCCAACTTTCTTTCACGGCGACCATGCCTCGGTATTCGTGGCTGGCAGTTATCTGCGCGGTATTACTGATTTCGATCTCGAACGTGCCTACAAGCTGTTACTGAAGAATGCCACCGTCCCGGGACGCGGCGGCAGACCCTATCTTGATGAATATATCGAACGGGGTTGGATTGCGGAGAAAGATACTACCAACGTACCTACGTGGGATGAATACAAGGCTGCTGTCACCAAAACAGTGGAATATGCCTATGACGATTATGCCACAGCTTTAATCGCCAAAGAGCTGGGCGATGAAGAGCATTACACGTTGCTGATGGGACGTTCCAACAATTACAAGAACCTGTTTGACCCATCCACCGGTTTTTGGCGCGGGAAGATAGATAATGGAAACTGGATTGAGGATTTTGACCCCTACTATCCCTACTTTGCCTATATGTACCGGGAAGCGAATGCCTGGCAATCGCTCTTTTTCGCTCCTCACGACCCGGAAGGGATGATCGCTTTATATCCCAGCCACCGGGTGGTGGAACAAAAGCTCGACTCACTCTTTACCGAACCGTGGAGAGGATATGAGGCGCACAATATGACCGGCTTTATCGGTAATTACTGTCACGGTAACCAACCCTCCCACTCGATACCTTACACCTATTACTTTATCGACAGACAGGAGAAAGCACAATGCGTGCTGGATAGCATCATGGATCGTTTTTACGATATGGGTGCTGAGAAACTGGCTTATGCCGGGATGGACGATGCGGGTGAGATGTCGGCCTGGTACGTGTTCAACGCTATCGGACTTTATACCTACTCGCCTGCCGATCCGGAATATATCATCTCTGTACCCCTGTTCGACGAAGTGAAGTTCTCTCTGGGTAAAGGAAAGGAATTTACAATCAGAAAAGAAGGCAGCGGAAAGAAGATACGGCAGATCAGATATGGCAATGAACCCATAGAAGGATGGTTTATTCAACACAACCAACTCCTACAGGGTAAAGAATTGGTAATATCTACTGAATAG
- a CDS encoding glucuronyl esterase domain-containing protein, which yields MKKITVLTVWLFASLMYAQQNVNYDESKVPSYVLPGLLQCENGKVVSTIEQWETQRRPELLELFTSQVYGCKPEGKIDVTYEILTENPGALNGKATGKQVKFTFSNGKKKTEAILLLYIPNKPAGKVPVFVGYNFKGNHSTTSDTTVLYSPVFHLVKEPDHPDWERGNQTSRWSYDKIIDRGYAVATMCYHDIYPDKPELRNHSIVSLFPDYNPDTIVPDEWQAIGAWAWGSSRIVDFLETQERIDSDKIAIMGHSRQGKAALWAGAQDDRFRIVISNDSGCGGAALFRREFGETIDIINKNFPHWFCKNFHQYNNREEILPVDQHQLIALIAPRKVYVASAEEDLWADPKGEFLSAYHAGPVYLLYGLTAIDSDKMPQLHKPIMGDIGYHIRAGKHDVTEYDWECYLDFADKHFKN from the coding sequence ATGAAAAAAATTACCGTATTAACAGTATGGCTTTTTGCCTCTCTTATGTATGCCCAGCAAAATGTGAATTACGATGAGTCGAAAGTCCCTTCGTATGTGCTGCCCGGGCTTTTGCAATGTGAGAACGGAAAGGTGGTCTCGACCATAGAGCAGTGGGAAACGCAGAGAAGGCCGGAACTGCTGGAGTTATTCACTTCACAGGTGTATGGATGTAAGCCTGAGGGAAAGATCGACGTTACCTACGAAATACTGACGGAGAACCCTGGTGCGCTGAACGGTAAAGCAACCGGCAAGCAGGTGAAATTTACTTTTTCCAATGGGAAGAAAAAAACAGAAGCTATCCTTCTGTTGTATATTCCCAATAAACCGGCAGGCAAAGTGCCTGTTTTTGTCGGCTACAATTTCAAAGGAAATCACAGTACTACTTCAGACACAACGGTTCTTTACTCTCCCGTTTTCCATCTGGTAAAAGAACCGGATCATCCCGATTGGGAAAGAGGGAATCAAACAAGCCGATGGAGTTACGATAAAATTATCGACCGGGGATATGCCGTGGCAACTATGTGCTATCACGATATTTATCCCGATAAACCGGAACTAAGAAACCATAGTATCGTTTCCCTTTTCCCTGATTATAACCCCGATACCATTGTCCCCGATGAATGGCAAGCCATAGGTGCCTGGGCCTGGGGATCGAGCCGGATCGTCGATTTTCTGGAAACCCAGGAAAGGATAGACAGTGACAAGATCGCCATCATGGGACATTCCCGGCAAGGAAAGGCTGCGCTTTGGGCCGGCGCCCAGGACGATCGTTTTCGTATTGTGATATCCAATGATTCGGGTTGCGGTGGCGCGGCACTCTTCCGAAGGGAATTCGGGGAAACCATCGACATTATCAATAAAAACTTCCCACACTGGTTCTGTAAGAACTTTCATCAGTATAATAACCGGGAAGAAATATTGCCGGTAGACCAGCATCAGCTTATTGCCTTGATAGCGCCCAGAAAAGTGTATGTGGCGAGCGCCGAAGAAGATCTTTGGGCAGACCCCAAAGGTGAATTCTTATCCGCCTATCATGCAGGCCCGGTATATCTTCTCTACGGATTGACAGCCATCGATTCTGACAAGATGCCGCAATTGCATAAACCGATCATGGGAGACATAGGTTACCATATAAGAGCAGGCAAACATGATGTGACGGAATATGATTGGGAGTGTTATCTGGATTTTGCAGATAAGCATTTCAAGAATTAA
- a CDS encoding RagB/SusD family nutrient uptake outer membrane protein, protein MKKYQIIFIVAALLSFNSCIQETLPTEYVLDSQIQASETALKGMVNSIYTTMAGYSNEDGGIETISYGSMRAMLEHATTPMICTGANGYNTMGAWSYGAVSATGSNRGIYPSYLYYGYIKNVNDVIRLIDIDDLNDTKKGFLGICYAYRALYYMDLVQIMEYKKPTDNRYTYVEPENDLTNKGVPIVTETTTSEEASNNPRATVDEIYDLILSDLQKAETYLTGYTRTDKTQPDLAVVYGLYARAYTNLASRVKISATYKDEIDYWKSAFEYADRAIVASGCTPLTEAEWTDPTNGFNNRNSQNSWMWATSISESNTTASSTGSFVLAMIMGTETNFSAYGWRVGRSLDRKWYERLSDYDFRKKSWLAPNFFYESTNQKEGEPYLVEKDAEGNLVNNKWTMGQDNSSSVQSDWSDGYSGFGVDNYQYKLNSSPSWIRSRINKGYGFMSWPWLYVNIKFRPNKGDYRTYAVGGATDYPIMRVEEMYFLKAEALLHTSGIAEASKALEDIIKTRNITYSFTASSAEDFIDEYTFQKGIEFWGEGINYFDAKRLELGIHRGYLGTNCERYQHALNMDDVFVGWTPGWNQAELNANQALYRYNNPYTNPSVYYFYKSNDEFRPYYGIDLD, encoded by the coding sequence ATGAAAAAATATCAAATAATTTTTATAGTAGCCGCTCTGTTATCTTTTAATAGCTGTATACAAGAAACATTACCGACAGAGTATGTGTTGGACTCACAGATACAGGCTTCCGAAACCGCTTTGAAGGGAATGGTAAACTCCATTTATACTACCATGGCCGGTTATTCCAACGAAGACGGAGGTATTGAAACGATCTCATATGGCAGTATGCGTGCCATGCTTGAACATGCTACAACTCCGATGATATGTACGGGAGCAAACGGCTATAATACAATGGGTGCATGGAGCTACGGGGCTGTAAGTGCTACTGGCTCCAATCGCGGAATTTACCCCTCTTACCTCTATTATGGCTATATCAAAAATGTGAATGACGTGATTAGATTGATAGACATTGATGATCTGAATGACACCAAAAAAGGGTTCCTTGGTATTTGTTACGCTTATCGTGCCCTCTATTATATGGATTTAGTACAAATTATGGAATATAAAAAACCCACTGATAATCGTTATACCTATGTGGAACCTGAAAATGATCTCACAAATAAAGGTGTACCCATCGTGACAGAAACCACTACATCAGAGGAGGCTTCCAATAATCCACGGGCCACCGTAGATGAAATTTACGACCTAATTTTAAGTGATTTACAAAAAGCCGAGACCTATTTAACAGGATATACCCGTACCGATAAGACACAGCCTGACCTTGCCGTAGTGTATGGCCTCTATGCACGCGCCTACACCAACCTCGCTTCCCGGGTAAAGATTTCAGCAACTTACAAAGATGAAATTGATTACTGGAAAAGCGCTTTCGAGTATGCAGACCGAGCGATTGTCGCCTCAGGATGTACTCCTCTCACCGAAGCGGAATGGACTGATCCGACAAATGGTTTTAACAATCGCAATTCGCAAAACTCATGGATGTGGGCTACATCAATTTCTGAGAGTAATACTACGGCTTCGTCCACAGGATCCTTCGTTCTTGCAATGATCATGGGAACGGAAACTAACTTTTCTGCCTATGGATGGCGAGTGGGACGTTCATTAGACCGTAAATGGTACGAACGCCTTTCTGACTACGATTTCCGCAAAAAATCATGGTTAGCTCCCAATTTCTTTTATGAATCGACTAACCAGAAAGAAGGAGAACCTTACCTGGTTGAGAAAGATGCGGAAGGTAATTTGGTAAATAATAAATGGACAATGGGGCAAGACAATTCCAGCTCTGTCCAAAGCGATTGGAGTGACGGCTATTCCGGTTTTGGAGTTGATAATTATCAATACAAATTGAACAGTAGTCCTTCTTGGATCCGTTCACGCATTAATAAAGGGTATGGTTTTATGTCTTGGCCATGGCTTTATGTAAATATTAAGTTCCGTCCTAATAAAGGCGATTACAGAACATACGCTGTTGGAGGAGCAACTGATTATCCGATTATGCGTGTGGAGGAGATGTATTTTCTGAAAGCCGAAGCTCTTCTTCATACTTCCGGTATAGCCGAAGCTTCCAAGGCATTGGAAGATATCATAAAAACAAGGAACATCACTTACAGCTTCACGGCCTCTTCTGCTGAAGATTTTATCGACGAATATACATTCCAGAAAGGAATTGAATTCTGGGGGGAGGGTATCAATTACTTCGACGCCAAACGGCTGGAATTGGGAATCCATCGTGGATATTTGGGTACTAATTGTGAACGTTATCAACACGCACTCAATATGGATGACGTATTTGTTGGATGGACTCCCGGCTGGAATCAGGCGGAATTGAATGCCAATCAGGCTCTTTATCGCTACAATAATCCATACACTAACCCATCTGTTTATTATTTTTACAAGTCAAATGATGAATTCAGACCCTATTATGGTATAGATTTAGATTGA